The Bicyclus anynana chromosome 3, ilBicAnyn1.1, whole genome shotgun sequence genome has a window encoding:
- the LOC128199909 gene encoding glutathione hydrolase 7-like isoform X6, with amino-acid sequence MSASPELHAPPGAVELREDVPLKGGGARLCGSGAGGPRAVLAAFGALSLAVTVALLTQIHYGDYQVVPHGSVSTSAAPCSAAGADALRRGGRAVDAAVAAALCLAVLAPHRTSLDASGAMIYWEYRSSRSQLPVQAEWGGPEEAAGAAGAAGAAGAAGAAGAAGAGGARPPRLVAALAALHARYGALPWGDALRPAAELARVGYAVSVRLAAAAAARGLPGYLPAAPRAEPALADYLDSLRHNTSSELCAAWSCSRAVRWAERAAARAGGWRVWGAGAGGAAGAAALQAALGANLTGVDAVLQRGLSTAFGSAASEGGAWARDEPDAPLQLAPAVLAEERVCGARYVLGAESAAALAQGAAALLRAGGGAAAAERARLLVGAGGRALPEPTAPDAPQPAALNWVRQSGDALLSHADSRGGGVASRF; translated from the exons ATGTCGGCGAGCCCTGAGCTGCACGCGCCGCCAG GCGCCGTGGAGCTGCGCGAGGACGTGCCGCTCaagggcggcggcgcgcggctgTGCGGCAGCGGCGCGGGCGGGCCGCGCGCCGTGCTGGCCGCCTTCGGCGCGCTGTCGCTGGCCGTCACCGTGGCGCTGCTGACGCAGATACACTACGGGGACTACCAG GTGGTGCCGCACGGCTCCGTGTCCACGTCGGCGGCGCCGTGCTCGGCGGCCGGCGCGGACGCGCTGCGCCGCGGCGGGCGCGCCGTGGACGCGGCGGTGGCGGCCGCGCTGTGCCTCGCCGTGCTGGCGCCGCACCGCACGTCGCTGGACGC GAGCGGAGCGATGATATACTGGGAGTACCGCTCGTCGCGCAGCCAGCTGCCCGTGCAGGCGGAGTGGGGCGGGCCGGAggaggcggcgggcgcggcgggcgcggcgggcgcggcgggcgcggcgggcgcggcgggcgcggcgggcgcgggcggcgcgcggccgCCGCGGCTGGtggcggcgctggcggcgctgcACGCGCGCTACGGCGCGCTGCCGTGGGGCGACGCGCTGCGCCCGGCGGCCGAGCTGGCGCGCGTCGGCTACGCGGTGTCGGTGCGGCTggccgcggcggcggcggcgcgcggcctGCCCGGCTACCtgcccgccgcgccgcgcgccgaGCCCGCGCTGGCCGACTACCTGGACTCGCTGCGCCACAACACCAGCAGCG AGCTGTGCGCGGCGTGGAGCTGCTCGCGCGCGGTGCGCTGGGCGgagcgggcggcggcgcgcgcgggcggcTGGCGCGTGtggggcgcgggcgcgggcggcgcggcgggcgcggcggcgctgCAGGCCGCGCTGGGCGCCAACCTCACCGGCGTGGACGCCGTGCTGCAGAG AGGCCTGTCGACGGCGTTCGGCTCGGCGGCGAGCGAGGGCGGCGCGTGGGCGCGCGACGAGCCCGACGCGCCGCTGCAGCTGGCGCCCGCCGTGCTGGCGGAGGAGCGCGTGTGCGGCGCGCGCTACGTGCTGGGCGCGGAGTCTGCGGCGGCGCTGGCGCAGGGCGCGGCGGCGCTGctgcgcgcgggcggcggcgcggcggcggcggagcGCGCGCGGCTGCTGGTGGGCGCGGGCGGGCGCGCGCTGCCGGAGCCGACGGCGCCGGACGCGCCGCAGCCGGCCGCGCTCAACTGGGTGCGCCAGAGCGGGGACGCGCTGCTGTCGCACGCCGACAGTCGCGGCGGCGGCGTGGCCTCCCGGTTCTAG